One genomic window of Cinclus cinclus chromosome 6, bCinCin1.1, whole genome shotgun sequence includes the following:
- the RAPSN gene encoding 43 kDa receptor-associated protein of the synapse isoform X3: MGQDQTKQQIEKGLHLYQSNQTEKALRVWMRVLEKSADPAGRFRVLGCLITAHAEMGRYKDMLKFAVVQIDTARELEDPDFLTESYLNLARSNEKLCEFQKTISYCKTCLNMQGTTVSQQLNGQDYEKALFFPCKAAELVNDYGKGWSLKYRAMSQYHMAVAYRKLGRLADAMDCCEESMKIALQHGDRPLQALCLLCFADIHRSRRDVQTAFPRYDSSMSIMTEIGNRLGLIQVLLGVTKCWMIQKELDKALESIEKAQELAEGLGNKLGLLKLHCLCERIYRTKEQQQELRDHVVKFHECVEEMELYCGMCGESIGEKNNQLQALPCSHFFHLKCLQTNGTRGCPNCRRLSVKPGYV; the protein is encoded by the exons ATGGGTCAGGACCAGACAAAGCAACAGATAGAGAAAGGACTCCACCTTTACCAGTCTAATCAGACCGAAAAGGCCCTGCGAGTCTGGATGAGGGTTTTGGAGAAGTCTGCGGATCCTGCTGGCAGGTTTCGGGTTTTGGGTTGCCTCATCACTGCTCACGCAGAGATGGGCAGATACAAAGACATGCTGAAG TTTGCAGTGGTACAGATTGACACAGCACGGGAGCTGGAAGACCCAGATTTCCTTACAGAGAGCTACCTAAACCTGGCTCGCAGCAATGAGAAACTCTGTGAATTCCAGAAAACAATCTCTTACTGTAAGACGTGCCTGAACATGCAGGGTACCACTGTGAGCCAGCAGCTGAATGGCCAG GACTACGAGAAAGCCTTGTTTTTCCCATGTAAAGCTGCTGAACTGGTGAATGATTACGGGAAGGGCTGGAGCCTGAAGTACCGTGCCATGAGCCAGTACCACATGGCCGTGGCCTATCGGAAGCTGGGGCGCCTGGCAGATGCCATGGATTGCTGTGAG GAGTCCATGAAGATTGCCCTGCAGCATGGTGACCGGCCACTGCAAGCACTGtgtctgctctgctttgcagataTCCATCGCAGTCGCAGAGACGTGCAG acagCCTTCCCTCGGTATGATTCTTCCATGAGCATCATGACAGAGATTGGAAACCGCCTGGGCCTGATCCAGGTGCTGCTAGGAGTGACTAAGTGCTGGATGATTCAAAAGGAGCTGGATAAG GCTCTGGAAAGCATTGAAAAGGcacaggagctggcagagggaCTAGGGAACAAG CTTGGCCTGCTGAAGCTCCACTGCCTGTGTGAAAGGATCTATCGCAcgaaggagcagcagcaagaatTGCGTGACCACGTAGTGAAGTTCCATGAATGTGTGGAGGAGATGGAGCTGTACTGTGGCATGTGTGGGGAGTCCATCGGGGAGAAGAACAACCAGCTCCAGGCACTACCTTGCTCTCACTTCTTCCACTTGAA GTGCCTCCAGACCAATGGGACCCGCGGCTGCCCCAACTGCCGCCGCCTCTCGGTGAAGCCGGGATACGTCTGA
- the RAPSN gene encoding 43 kDa receptor-associated protein of the synapse isoform X4 — MGQDQTKQQIEKGLHLYQSNQTEKALRVWMRVLEKSADPAGRFRVLGCLITAHAEMGRYKDMLKFAVVQIDTARELEDPDFLTESYLNLARSNEKLCEFQKTISYCKTCLNMQGTTVSQQLNGQVSLSMGNAFLGLSIFQKALECFEKALRYAHNNDDKMLECRVCCSLGNFYTQIKDYEKALFFPCKAAELVNDYGKGWSLKYRAMSQYHMAVAYRKLGRLADAMDCCEESMKIALQHGDRPLQALCLLCFADIHRSRRDVQLGLLKLHCLCERIYRTKEQQQELRDHVVKFHECVEEMELYCGMCGESIGEKNNQLQALPCSHFFHLKCLQTNGTRGCPNCRRLSVKPGYV, encoded by the exons ATGGGTCAGGACCAGACAAAGCAACAGATAGAGAAAGGACTCCACCTTTACCAGTCTAATCAGACCGAAAAGGCCCTGCGAGTCTGGATGAGGGTTTTGGAGAAGTCTGCGGATCCTGCTGGCAGGTTTCGGGTTTTGGGTTGCCTCATCACTGCTCACGCAGAGATGGGCAGATACAAAGACATGCTGAAG TTTGCAGTGGTACAGATTGACACAGCACGGGAGCTGGAAGACCCAGATTTCCTTACAGAGAGCTACCTAAACCTGGCTCGCAGCAATGAGAAACTCTGTGAATTCCAGAAAACAATCTCTTACTGTAAGACGTGCCTGAACATGCAGGGTACCACTGTGAGCCAGCAGCTGAATGGCCAGGTGAGCCTCAGCATGGGCAATGCCTTCTTGGGCCTCAGCATTTTCCAGAAGGCTTTGGAGTGCTTTGAGAAAGCTTTACGCTACGCACACAACAACGATGACAAAATGCTGGAATGTCGAGTCTGCTGCAGCCTCGGGAACTTCTACACCCAGATAAAG GACTACGAGAAAGCCTTGTTTTTCCCATGTAAAGCTGCTGAACTGGTGAATGATTACGGGAAGGGCTGGAGCCTGAAGTACCGTGCCATGAGCCAGTACCACATGGCCGTGGCCTATCGGAAGCTGGGGCGCCTGGCAGATGCCATGGATTGCTGTGAG GAGTCCATGAAGATTGCCCTGCAGCATGGTGACCGGCCACTGCAAGCACTGtgtctgctctgctttgcagataTCCATCGCAGTCGCAGAGACGTGCAG CTTGGCCTGCTGAAGCTCCACTGCCTGTGTGAAAGGATCTATCGCAcgaaggagcagcagcaagaatTGCGTGACCACGTAGTGAAGTTCCATGAATGTGTGGAGGAGATGGAGCTGTACTGTGGCATGTGTGGGGAGTCCATCGGGGAGAAGAACAACCAGCTCCAGGCACTACCTTGCTCTCACTTCTTCCACTTGAA GTGCCTCCAGACCAATGGGACCCGCGGCTGCCCCAACTGCCGCCGCCTCTCGGTGAAGCCGGGATACGTCTGA
- the RAPSN gene encoding 43 kDa receptor-associated protein of the synapse isoform X2 translates to MGQDQTKQQIEKGLHLYQSNQTEKALRVWMRVLEKSADPAGRFRVLGCLITAHAEMGRYKDMLKGTTVSQQLNGQVSLSMGNAFLGLSIFQKALECFEKALRYAHNNDDKMLECRVCCSLGNFYTQIKDYEKALFFPCKAAELVNDYGKGWSLKYRAMSQYHMAVAYRKLGRLADAMDCCEESMKIALQHGDRPLQALCLLCFADIHRSRRDVQTAFPRYDSSMSIMTEIGNRLGLIQVLLGVTKCWMIQKELDKALESIEKAQELAEGLGNKLGLLKLHCLCERIYRTKEQQQELRDHVVKFHECVEEMELYCGMCGESIGEKNNQLQALPCSHFFHLKCLQTNGTRGCPNCRRLSVKPGYV, encoded by the exons ATGGGTCAGGACCAGACAAAGCAACAGATAGAGAAAGGACTCCACCTTTACCAGTCTAATCAGACCGAAAAGGCCCTGCGAGTCTGGATGAGGGTTTTGGAGAAGTCTGCGGATCCTGCTGGCAGGTTTCGGGTTTTGGGTTGCCTCATCACTGCTCACGCAGAGATGGGCAGATACAAAGACATGCTGAAG GGTACCACTGTGAGCCAGCAGCTGAATGGCCAGGTGAGCCTCAGCATGGGCAATGCCTTCTTGGGCCTCAGCATTTTCCAGAAGGCTTTGGAGTGCTTTGAGAAAGCTTTACGCTACGCACACAACAACGATGACAAAATGCTGGAATGTCGAGTCTGCTGCAGCCTCGGGAACTTCTACACCCAGATAAAG GACTACGAGAAAGCCTTGTTTTTCCCATGTAAAGCTGCTGAACTGGTGAATGATTACGGGAAGGGCTGGAGCCTGAAGTACCGTGCCATGAGCCAGTACCACATGGCCGTGGCCTATCGGAAGCTGGGGCGCCTGGCAGATGCCATGGATTGCTGTGAG GAGTCCATGAAGATTGCCCTGCAGCATGGTGACCGGCCACTGCAAGCACTGtgtctgctctgctttgcagataTCCATCGCAGTCGCAGAGACGTGCAG acagCCTTCCCTCGGTATGATTCTTCCATGAGCATCATGACAGAGATTGGAAACCGCCTGGGCCTGATCCAGGTGCTGCTAGGAGTGACTAAGTGCTGGATGATTCAAAAGGAGCTGGATAAG GCTCTGGAAAGCATTGAAAAGGcacaggagctggcagagggaCTAGGGAACAAG CTTGGCCTGCTGAAGCTCCACTGCCTGTGTGAAAGGATCTATCGCAcgaaggagcagcagcaagaatTGCGTGACCACGTAGTGAAGTTCCATGAATGTGTGGAGGAGATGGAGCTGTACTGTGGCATGTGTGGGGAGTCCATCGGGGAGAAGAACAACCAGCTCCAGGCACTACCTTGCTCTCACTTCTTCCACTTGAA GTGCCTCCAGACCAATGGGACCCGCGGCTGCCCCAACTGCCGCCGCCTCTCGGTGAAGCCGGGATACGTCTGA
- the PSMC3 gene encoding 26S proteasome regulatory subunit 6A: protein MASVWDESEDGVGEEVLKMSTEEIVQRTRLLDSEIKIMKSEVLRVTHELQAMKDKIKENSEKIKVNKTLPYLVSNVIELLDVDPNDQEEDGANIDLDSQRKGKCAVIKTSTRQTYFLPVIGLVDAEKLKPGDLVGVNKDSYLILETLPTEYDSRVKAMEVDERPTEQYSDIGGLDKQIQELVEAIVLPMNHKEKFENLGIQPPKGVLMYGPPGTGKTLLARACAAQTKATFLKLAGPQLVQMFIGDGAKLVRDAFALAKEKAPSIIFIDELDAIGTKRFDSEKAGDREVQRTMLELLNQLDGFQPNTQVKVIAATNRVDILDPALLRSGRLDRKIEFPMPNEEARARIMQIHSRKMNVSPDVNYEELARCTDDFNGAQCKAVCVEAGMIALRRGATELTHEDYMEGILEVQAKKKANLQYYA, encoded by the exons ATGGCGTCGGTGTGGGATGAGTCGGAG GACGGTGTCGGCGAGGAGGTGCTGAAGATGTCCACGGAGGAGATCGTGCAGCGCACCCGTCTCCTCGACAGCGAGATCAAG ATCATGAAGAGTGAGGTACTGAGAGTGACCCACGAGCTCCAGGCCATGAAAGACAAGATCAAAGAGAACAGTGAGAAGATCAAAGTGAACAAAACCCTGCCATACCTTGTCTCCAATGTTATTGAG CTGCTGGATGTTGACCCAAATGACCAGGAGGAGGATGGAGCAAACATTGACCTGGACTCCCAGAGGAAGGGCAAGTGTGCTGTGATCAAGACCTCTACACGTCAG ACATATTTCTTGCCTGTTATTGGGTTGGTTGATGCTGAGAAGTTGAAGCCTGGAGATCTGGTG GGGGTGAACAAAGACTCTTACTTGATCCTGGAGACTCTGCCTACTGAGTATGATTCACGGGTGAAAgccatggaggtggatgagagGCCCACAGAGCAGTACAGCGACATCGGGGGGCTGGATAAACAAATCCAGGAG CTCGTGGAGGCCATTGTCCTGCCAATGAATCACAAGGAGAAATTTGAAAATCTGGGTATACAGCCACCTAAAGGGGTCCTTATGTATGGGCCTCCAGGAACAGGGAAGACGCTCTTAGCTCGAGCATGTGCTGCCCAGACCAAG GCCACGTTCCTGAAGTTGGCGGGTCCACAGCTTGTGCAGATGTTCATTGGCGATGGAGCAAAGCTGGTACGTGATGCTTTTGCTCTTGCGAAGGAAAAAGCTCCTTCCATCATCTTTATTGACGAACTGGATGCCATTGGCACTAAAAG GTTTGACAGTGAGAAGGCTGGTGACCGGGAGGTGCAGAGGACTATGCTGGAGCTGCTTAATCAACTTGATGGTTTCCAGCCCAACACACAAGTCAAG GTGATTGCTGCAACCAACCGGGTTGATATCTTGGACCCAGCTTTGCTCCGCTCTGGACGGTTAGATCGGAAGATTGAGTTCCCAATGCCTAATGAAGAGGCCAGAGCTAGAATTATGCAGATTCATTCACGCAAAATGAATGTCAG CCCTGACGTGAACTATGAGGAACTGGCTCGCTGCACAGATGATTTCAATGGAGCCCAATGCAAGGCTGTGTGTGTTGAAGCG GGGATGATTGCCCTCCGCCGTGGAGCTACAGAGCTCACCCACGAGGATTACATGGAAGGAATCTTGGAAGTTCAAGCAAAGAAGAAAGCCAATCTGCAGTACTATGCCTGA
- the RAPSN gene encoding 43 kDa receptor-associated protein of the synapse isoform X1, protein MRLFNPWEMGQDQTKQQIEKGLHLYQSNQTEKALRVWMRVLEKSADPAGRFRVLGCLITAHAEMGRYKDMLKFAVVQIDTARELEDPDFLTESYLNLARSNEKLCEFQKTISYCKTCLNMQGTTVSQQLNGQVSLSMGNAFLGLSIFQKALECFEKALRYAHNNDDKMLECRVCCSLGNFYTQIKDYEKALFFPCKAAELVNDYGKGWSLKYRAMSQYHMAVAYRKLGRLADAMDCCEESMKIALQHGDRPLQALCLLCFADIHRSRRDVQTAFPRYDSSMSIMTEIGNRLGLIQVLLGVTKCWMIQKELDKALESIEKAQELAEGLGNKLGLLKLHCLCERIYRTKEQQQELRDHVVKFHECVEEMELYCGMCGESIGEKNNQLQALPCSHFFHLKCLQTNGTRGCPNCRRLSVKPGYV, encoded by the exons ATGAGGCTTTTTAATCCATGGGAGATGGGTCAGGACCAGACAAAGCAACAGATAGAGAAAGGACTCCACCTTTACCAGTCTAATCAGACCGAAAAGGCCCTGCGAGTCTGGATGAGGGTTTTGGAGAAGTCTGCGGATCCTGCTGGCAGGTTTCGGGTTTTGGGTTGCCTCATCACTGCTCACGCAGAGATGGGCAGATACAAAGACATGCTGAAG TTTGCAGTGGTACAGATTGACACAGCACGGGAGCTGGAAGACCCAGATTTCCTTACAGAGAGCTACCTAAACCTGGCTCGCAGCAATGAGAAACTCTGTGAATTCCAGAAAACAATCTCTTACTGTAAGACGTGCCTGAACATGCAGGGTACCACTGTGAGCCAGCAGCTGAATGGCCAGGTGAGCCTCAGCATGGGCAATGCCTTCTTGGGCCTCAGCATTTTCCAGAAGGCTTTGGAGTGCTTTGAGAAAGCTTTACGCTACGCACACAACAACGATGACAAAATGCTGGAATGTCGAGTCTGCTGCAGCCTCGGGAACTTCTACACCCAGATAAAG GACTACGAGAAAGCCTTGTTTTTCCCATGTAAAGCTGCTGAACTGGTGAATGATTACGGGAAGGGCTGGAGCCTGAAGTACCGTGCCATGAGCCAGTACCACATGGCCGTGGCCTATCGGAAGCTGGGGCGCCTGGCAGATGCCATGGATTGCTGTGAG GAGTCCATGAAGATTGCCCTGCAGCATGGTGACCGGCCACTGCAAGCACTGtgtctgctctgctttgcagataTCCATCGCAGTCGCAGAGACGTGCAG acagCCTTCCCTCGGTATGATTCTTCCATGAGCATCATGACAGAGATTGGAAACCGCCTGGGCCTGATCCAGGTGCTGCTAGGAGTGACTAAGTGCTGGATGATTCAAAAGGAGCTGGATAAG GCTCTGGAAAGCATTGAAAAGGcacaggagctggcagagggaCTAGGGAACAAG CTTGGCCTGCTGAAGCTCCACTGCCTGTGTGAAAGGATCTATCGCAcgaaggagcagcagcaagaatTGCGTGACCACGTAGTGAAGTTCCATGAATGTGTGGAGGAGATGGAGCTGTACTGTGGCATGTGTGGGGAGTCCATCGGGGAGAAGAACAACCAGCTCCAGGCACTACCTTGCTCTCACTTCTTCCACTTGAA GTGCCTCCAGACCAATGGGACCCGCGGCTGCCCCAACTGCCGCCGCCTCTCGGTGAAGCCGGGATACGTCTGA